A region from the Deltaproteobacteria bacterium PRO3 genome encodes:
- a CDS encoding pyridoxal phosphate-dependent aminotransferase, translating into MKLAQRIQKVKPSPTLAIDTKAKAMKAEGIDVVGFGAGEPDFDTPEHIKQAAIAALKAGKTKYTPVGGVNELKDAIIAKLKRDNNLSYTRDEVLVSCGGKHSLYNIAQVLLEAGDEVIIPAPYWVSYPDQVLLNDATPVIVETKEANGFKITPQELEKAITPKTKAFVLNSPSNPTGSAYSRKELEAVAEVLVAKGILCISDEIYEKIVYEGFEFVSIASLNDKIKALTVTVNGASKVYSMTGWRMGYAAGPKEILAAMTKLQGQVTTNINSMTQWACVAALNESQDFLKEWVAEFQRRRDYIVKRFNAMPGIRCYNPQGAFYVFPNISAYLGKSAGGRKIDTDSAFCEYLLEKHLVACVAGSGFGAPGYMRLSYATSMENIQKGLDRIEKALGDFS; encoded by the coding sequence GTGAAACTCGCCCAACGCATCCAAAAGGTGAAACCCTCCCCCACCTTGGCCATCGACACCAAGGCCAAGGCGATGAAGGCGGAGGGCATCGACGTGGTCGGCTTCGGCGCCGGCGAGCCCGACTTCGACACGCCCGAGCACATCAAGCAGGCCGCCATCGCGGCCCTGAAGGCGGGCAAGACCAAGTACACGCCCGTGGGCGGCGTCAACGAGTTGAAGGATGCGATTATCGCAAAGCTGAAACGCGACAACAACCTAAGCTACACCCGCGACGAGGTCCTGGTCAGCTGCGGGGGCAAGCACTCGCTCTATAACATCGCCCAGGTCCTCCTCGAGGCCGGCGACGAGGTGATCATCCCCGCGCCCTATTGGGTGAGCTATCCCGACCAGGTGCTCCTAAACGACGCGACCCCAGTCATCGTCGAGACGAAAGAGGCGAACGGCTTCAAAATCACGCCGCAGGAGCTCGAAAAGGCGATCACTCCTAAGACCAAGGCCTTCGTCCTGAACAGTCCCTCCAACCCGACGGGCTCGGCCTACAGCCGCAAGGAGCTCGAGGCGGTCGCCGAGGTGCTGGTCGCCAAGGGCATCCTCTGCATCTCCGACGAGATTTATGAAAAGATCGTCTACGAGGGTTTCGAATTCGTCTCCATCGCCTCGCTCAACGACAAGATCAAGGCCCTGACCGTCACGGTCAACGGCGCCAGCAAGGTCTACTCGATGACCGGCTGGCGGATGGGCTACGCGGCGGGGCCCAAAGAGATCCTTGCGGCCATGACCAAGCTGCAGGGCCAGGTCACGACCAACATCAACAGCATGACCCAGTGGGCCTGCGTCGCGGCCCTCAACGAGTCCCAGGATTTCTTGAAGGAATGGGTGGCCGAATTTCAGCGCCGCCGCGACTACATCGTGAAGCGCTTCAACGCCATGCCGGGGATCCGCTGCTACAACCCGCAGGGCGCCTTCTACGTCTTTCCCAACATCTCCGCCTATCTCGGCAAGAGCGCGGGCGGTCGCAAGATCGACACCGACTCGGCCTTCTGCGAGTACCTGCTCGAGAAGCACCTGGTGGCCTGCGTCGCGGGCTCGGGCTTCGGCGCGCCGGGCTATATGCGGCTCTCCTACGCGACCAGCATGGAGAACATCCAAAAGGGCCTCGACCGCATCGAGAAGGCCTTGGGCGATTTTTCCTAG
- the coaD gene encoding pantetheine-phosphate adenylyltransferase: MRSKVAIYPGSFDPPTFGHMNIVERGLGIFEKIIIAVAHNTSKRSLFRPEERVALLKKLFKGRKDVEVDTFEGLLVEYARRKKTNAILRGLRTVADYEYELQMSFANKNLDPKLETIFMMTESRFSHISSTIIKEIAYFGGSVKGLVHPLVAKTIRTKLKERA, from the coding sequence ATGCGCAGCAAAGTCGCCATCTACCCCGGCTCCTTCGACCCGCCCACCTTCGGGCACATGAACATCGTCGAGCGCGGCTTAGGCATCTTCGAAAAAATCATCATCGCCGTCGCCCACAACACCTCGAAGCGCTCGTTGTTCCGTCCGGAAGAGCGCGTGGCCCTGCTGAAGAAACTCTTCAAGGGCCGCAAGGACGTCGAGGTCGACACCTTCGAGGGCCTGCTGGTCGAGTACGCCCGGCGGAAAAAGACCAACGCCATCCTCCGCGGCTTGCGCACGGTGGCGGATTATGAATACGAATTGCAGATGTCCTTCGCCAACAAAAACCTCGACCCGAAGCTCGAGACCATCTTCATGATGACCGAGAGCCGCTTCTCCCACATCAGCTCGACAATCATCAAAGAAATCGCGTACTTCGGAGGTTCGGTGAAGGGCCTGGTGCACCCCTTGGTCGCCAAGACCATCCGTACGAAACTCAAGGAAAGAGCTTAA
- the rsmD gene encoding 16S rRNA (guanine(966)-N(2))-methyltransferase RsmD — protein sequence MGLKIVAGSAKGRKLRGPKSKGIRPAAARVRESLFQILGDLSGKRVLDLFAGTGSMGLEALSRGADSVVFVDPNQAAVSLLFHNLGLTGFQEKAHVIKKKAAAAIEFLHKKGYRYDLIFLDPPYDKGFVDATLKKLKAFPLLAPEGLLLCEHSPRESPAFLSGLEVADLRKYGQTTVTFLKETPCAAKSPSTPAPSTRPPSGT from the coding sequence ATGGGCCTCAAGATCGTCGCGGGTTCGGCCAAGGGCCGCAAGCTGCGCGGTCCCAAATCGAAGGGCATCCGCCCGGCGGCGGCCCGCGTGCGCGAATCGCTCTTTCAGATCCTCGGGGACCTGTCCGGCAAGCGGGTCTTGGATCTCTTCGCCGGCACCGGGAGCATGGGCCTGGAGGCCCTGTCCCGGGGCGCCGACTCGGTCGTCTTCGTCGACCCCAACCAGGCCGCCGTCTCGCTGCTCTTCCACAACCTGGGGCTCACCGGCTTCCAGGAGAAGGCCCACGTGATCAAGAAGAAGGCGGCCGCCGCGATCGAGTTTTTGCACAAAAAGGGCTACCGCTACGACCTGATCTTCCTGGACCCCCCTTACGATAAGGGTTTCGTCGACGCGACCCTCAAGAAGCTCAAGGCCTTTCCCTTGCTGGCACCCGAGGGCCTCCTGCTCTGCGAGCACTCCCCCCGCGAAAGCCCCGCTTTTTTGAGTGGACTCGAGGTGGCGGATTTACGTAAGTACGGCCAAACGACGGTCACCTTCCTCAAGGAAACCCCATGCGCAGCAAAGTCGCCATCTACCCCGGCTCCTTCGACCCGCCCACCTTCGGGCACATGA
- a CDS encoding DUF4190 domain-containing protein: MTPPPTPTSTATPAPAPAGAPKNNTKAIMALVLGILSLLCCGFFAGIPAIIVGRSEVKAIDEGRGDPANRNLAQIGWILGLVGTVLSAIGALVYIGIFAFAIMQGKAMNPSTF; encoded by the coding sequence ATGACGCCTCCTCCCACCCCGACCTCCACCGCCACCCCAGCCCCGGCCCCCGCCGGCGCCCCGAAGAACAACACCAAGGCCATCATGGCCCTGGTCTTGGGCATCCTCAGCCTGCTCTGCTGCGGCTTCTTCGCCGGCATCCCGGCCATCATCGTCGGGCGCTCCGAGGTCAAGGCCATCGACGAGGGGCGCGGCGATCCCGCCAACCGCAACCTGGCGCAGATCGGCTGGATCCTCGGCCTGGTGGGGACCGTCCTCAGCGCCATCGGCGCGCTGGTCTACATCGGCATCTTCGCCTTCGCCATCATGCAGGGCAAGGCGATGAACCCCAGCACTTTCTAA
- a CDS encoding DUF2752 domain-containing protein yields the protein MQRRFWLVLPLAFLLVTAAGLYLTPHPAGLGTHRALGLPKCLFLEWTGLPCPGCGLTTSFTHLLHGQWREAFAAHALGPLLFLAFGIAAALSLAEYFHRRTPLGGLLRGAKMHWAYAGLTVFLGAWALRLVSIWQHHS from the coding sequence ATGCAACGCAGGTTTTGGCTGGTCCTGCCCCTCGCCTTTCTCCTGGTGACGGCGGCGGGCCTCTATCTCACGCCCCATCCGGCGGGGCTCGGCACGCATCGCGCGCTGGGCCTGCCCAAATGCCTCTTCCTCGAATGGACCGGCCTCCCCTGCCCCGGCTGCGGCCTGACTACCAGCTTCACGCACCTGCTGCACGGCCAATGGCGGGAGGCCTTCGCGGCCCATGCCCTGGGCCCCCTGCTTTTCCTGGCCTTCGGGATCGCGGCGGCCCTTTCCTTGGCCGAGTACTTTCATCGCCGGACCCCGCTCGGCGGCCTCTTGCGCGGGGCCAAGATGCATTGGGCCTATGCCGGACTGACCGTCTTTTTGGGCGCCTGGGCCCTGCGCCTGGTCTCGATTTGGCAACACCATTCTTGA
- a CDS encoding SHOCT domain-containing protein: MKRLLQIFSLVLLSVPALAARGATVYQQPNNQANFVKLEKFKPKGPEVQLNHPYTFTDEQIRAILRSLKYSKKLILLKESKNRDIFELEYVDKFAPYLIEAFAKATPEQAVIWSVVQKRPYFIIRNDKLTIVRMWIVGNELHLDFLKVEAKLQGDYQAKTTGQRLIEEAKGVGVRIEPQQGQKFALDSTDTLILDLNANWPQIADALDVEDERLREEAELAKKGKKMAKSPEGSSATGATTLSTTAAPAPARPAPSAKDQSDAQARLTELKALKDKGLITEKDYDKKKEEILKDL, from the coding sequence ATGAAGCGACTATTGCAGATTTTTTCCCTGGTGTTGTTGTCCGTCCCGGCCCTGGCCGCCCGGGGCGCCACGGTCTACCAGCAGCCCAACAACCAGGCCAATTTCGTCAAGCTGGAAAAATTCAAGCCCAAGGGGCCGGAGGTCCAGCTCAACCATCCCTATACCTTCACCGACGAGCAGATCCGGGCCATCCTGCGCAGCCTGAAGTACAGCAAGAAGCTGATCCTCCTGAAGGAATCCAAGAACCGCGACATCTTCGAGCTGGAGTACGTCGACAAGTTCGCCCCCTACCTGATCGAGGCCTTCGCCAAGGCGACGCCGGAACAGGCGGTGATATGGTCGGTGGTGCAGAAGCGGCCCTATTTCATCATCCGCAACGACAAACTGACGATCGTCCGCATGTGGATCGTCGGCAACGAGCTGCACCTGGATTTCCTGAAGGTCGAGGCCAAGCTGCAGGGCGACTATCAGGCCAAGACCACCGGCCAACGGCTGATCGAGGAGGCCAAGGGCGTGGGCGTGCGCATCGAGCCGCAGCAGGGACAGAAGTTCGCCCTCGATTCCACCGATACCCTGATCCTCGACCTCAACGCCAACTGGCCGCAGATCGCGGACGCCCTCGACGTCGAGGACGAGCGGCTGCGCGAGGAGGCTGAGCTGGCGAAGAAGGGCAAGAAGATGGCCAAGTCGCCGGAGGGCTCTTCGGCGACGGGTGCGACGACGCTCTCCACGACTGCCGCACCGGCGCCGGCGCGTCCGGCCCCCTCCGCGAAGGACCAAAGCGACGCCCAGGCCCGCCTGACCGAGCTGAAGGCCTTGAAGGACAAGGGCCTGATCACCGAGAAGGATTACGACAAGAAGAAAGAGGAGATCCTGAAGGATCTGTAG
- a CDS encoding aminopeptidase P family protein gives MPRAHSATPATRLMIAASESDANLFWATQFLAPDPVVFIEHRGKRYLLLNDLEVDRGKKEAEVDKVLSYSEIEKKLSAKNGKKPAMSDVIAHVLKGLGAKELTVPATFPLSFALQLKKRKFKTLPKPDPFYEERVLKTAREKAAIKDALRHTGEAIQAAYRVLRESKIRGDRIYYRGEVLTSERLRGTINLHLMAQNCLGKHTIVAGGNQAVDPHCEGYGPLKPHQTIVMDVFPRSMDSQYFADMTRTVVKGKANEKIRKMWHTVKEAQEGAIRRVRAGVNGRDIHQWIQDYFETRGYKTGRVKGRMQGFFHGTGHGLGLDIHEAPRVSKVSEILKAGTVVTVEPGLYYQGIGGVRIEDVVYVKKGGCEVLSSCPKILEIP, from the coding sequence ATGCCGCGCGCCCACTCCGCCACGCCCGCCACCCGATTGATGATCGCCGCCTCCGAAAGCGACGCCAACCTGTTTTGGGCCACGCAGTTTCTCGCCCCGGACCCCGTCGTCTTCATCGAGCACCGCGGCAAGCGCTACCTCCTGCTCAACGACCTCGAGGTCGATCGCGGCAAGAAGGAGGCCGAGGTCGACAAGGTGCTCAGCTACTCCGAGATCGAAAAAAAACTCTCCGCTAAAAACGGCAAGAAGCCCGCGATGAGCGACGTCATCGCCCACGTCCTCAAAGGTCTGGGCGCCAAGGAGCTCACGGTGCCGGCGACCTTCCCGCTCTCCTTCGCCTTGCAGCTGAAAAAGCGAAAATTCAAGACCCTACCCAAGCCGGATCCCTTCTATGAAGAGCGGGTGCTGAAAACGGCGCGGGAGAAGGCCGCGATCAAGGACGCCCTAAGGCACACCGGCGAGGCGATCCAGGCCGCCTACCGCGTCCTGCGCGAATCAAAAATCCGCGGCGACCGCATCTATTACCGCGGCGAGGTCCTGACCAGCGAGCGCCTGCGCGGGACGATCAACCTGCACCTGATGGCACAGAACTGCCTCGGCAAGCACACCATCGTCGCCGGCGGCAACCAGGCGGTGGACCCGCACTGCGAGGGCTACGGCCCCCTCAAGCCGCACCAGACTATCGTGATGGACGTCTTCCCCCGCTCGATGGACAGCCAATACTTCGCCGACATGACGCGGACGGTGGTGAAGGGGAAGGCCAACGAGAAGATCCGGAAAATGTGGCACACGGTGAAGGAGGCCCAGGAGGGCGCCATCCGGCGCGTCCGCGCGGGCGTCAATGGCCGCGACATCCACCAGTGGATCCAGGATTATTTTGAGACGCGGGGCTACAAGACGGGGCGGGTGAAGGGCCGGATGCAGGGCTTCTTCCACGGCACCGGCCACGGCCTGGGCCTGGACATCCACGAGGCGCCGCGGGTGTCGAAGGTGTCGGAGATATTAAAGGCCGGGACGGTGGTGACGGTCGAGCCCGGCCTCTATTACCAAGGCATCGGCGGGGTGCGGATCGAAGACGTCGTCTACGTCAAGAAAGGCGGCTGCGAGGTCTTGTCGTCCTGCCCCAAAATATTGGAGATCCCGTAG
- a CDS encoding septal ring lytic transglycosylase RlpA family protein, with translation MFRVSLSLMIALTLAALAVPGIAKVKKEVKAHFKAWDLMVPMPAELNLEIESEPMAVGWASWYGPGFHGRRTASGERYNMHAMTCASRDLPFGTLLELTNLENGRKAVVRVNDRGPFIKRRILDLSYAAARKLGFHRRGQTKVEVREVAAAELASAE, from the coding sequence ATGTTTCGCGTCTCCCTCAGCTTGATGATTGCCTTGACCCTGGCCGCGCTCGCCGTGCCGGGCATTGCCAAGGTCAAAAAAGAGGTGAAGGCCCACTTCAAGGCCTGGGATTTGATGGTTCCTATGCCTGCCGAGCTGAATCTCGAGATCGAATCCGAGCCCATGGCCGTCGGATGGGCGTCTTGGTACGGCCCCGGTTTCCACGGCCGCCGCACCGCGAGCGGCGAGCGCTACAACATGCACGCCATGACCTGCGCCTCCCGCGACCTTCCCTTTGGGACCTTGCTGGAATTGACCAATCTGGAAAACGGCCGGAAGGCCGTGGTGCGGGTCAACGACCGCGGGCCCTTCATCAAGCGGCGCATTTTAGACCTTTCCTACGCGGCGGCGCGAAAGCTGGGCTTTCATCGCCGTGGCCAGACCAAGGTCGAGGTCCGCGAGGTCGCGGCGGCGGAGCTTGCGTCCGCGGAGTAA